A single genomic interval of Oncorhynchus mykiss isolate Arlee chromosome 13, USDA_OmykA_1.1, whole genome shotgun sequence harbors:
- the LOC110485717 gene encoding titin isoform X5 gives MAVMIGIAFSVSWLCCLLIGGITCSTSEGDWSPALDSNAAWLDAGSLRSLGYSNYKSPKSQMQAQQKHPAAILRKDLAPMSQQPQQVWYPVQMLQKQQTAVLQQVGHQAHMLTHKQPTAVPQQVWHQAHMLTHKQPTAVPQQVWHQAHMLTHKQPTAVPQQVWHQAHMLTHKQPTAVPQQVWHQAHMLTHKQPTAVPQQVWHQAQMLPQPPTAVPQQVWYPAQMPLQQKQPTTVPQLGWYPAQMQQKQPTTVPQLGWHPAQFPQQKQLAPIAQHPQQVWHPSQFPQRQKDLAVEPQRQKDLAVEPQRQKDLAVEPQRQKDLAVEPQRQKDLAVEPQRQKDLAVEPQRQKDLAVEPQRQKDLAVEPQRQKDLAVEPQRQKDLAVEPQRQKDLAVEPQRQKQPTAVPQQVWHPALMPLQQKQPAPEPQQKELTAMPLQVWHPAQMPLQQKQPTAVPQQVWQPSQMPLQQKQPTAVPQQVWQPSQMPLQQKEPTAVPQQVWHPAQMPLQQKQPTAVSQQVWQPSQMPLQQKEPNAVPQQVWQPSQMPLQQTEPNAMPQQVWLPSQMPLQQKEPTAVPQQVWQPSQISLQQKEPTAVPQQVWQPSQMPLQQKEPTAVPQQVWHPAQMPLQQKQPTAVPQQVWQPSQMPLQQKEPNAMPQQVWQPSQMPLQQKEPTAVPQQVRHPAQMPLQQKQTTAMPQQVWNTFYTLQKQPTAVPQQVWHPAQMPLQQKQPTAKPQQVWQPSQMPLQQTEPNAMPQQVWQPSQMPLQQKEPTAVPQQVWQPSQISLQQKEPTAVPQQVWQPSQMPLQQKEPTAVPQQVWHQAHMLTHKQPTAVPQQVWHQAQMLPQPPTAVPQQVWYPAQMPLQQKQPTTVPQLGWYPAQMQQKQPTTVPQLGWHPAQFPQQKQLAPIAQHPQQVWHPSQFPQRQKDLAVEPQRQKDLAVEPQRQKDLAVEPQRQKDLAVEPQRQKDLAVEPQRQKDLAVEPQRQKDLAVEPQRQKDLAVEPQRQKDLAVEPQRQKDLAVEPQRQKDLAVEPQRQKDLAVEPQRQKDLAVEPQRQKDLAVEPQRQKQPTAVPQQVWHPALMPLQQKQPAPEPQQKELTAMPLQVWHPAQMPLQQKQPTAVPQQVWQPSQMPLQQKQPIAVPQQVWQPSQMPLQQKQPTAEPQQVWHPAQMPLRKKQPTAEPQQVWHPAQMPLQQKQPTAVPQQVWQPSQMPLQQKEPTAVPQQVWHPAQMPLQQKQPTAVSQQVWQPSQMPLQQKEPNAVPQQVWQPSQMPLQQTEPNAMPQQVWLPSQMPLQQKEPTAVPQQVWQPSQISLQQKEPTAVPQQVWQPSQMPLQQKEPTAVPQQVWHPAQMPLQQKQPTAVPQQVWQPSQMPLQQKEPNAMPQQVWQPSQMPLQQKEPTAVPQQVRHPAQMPLQQKQTTAMPQQVWNTFYTLQKQPTAVPQQVWHPAQMPLQQKQPTAKPQQVWQPSQMPLQQTEPNAMPQQVWQPSQMPLQQKEPTAVPQQVWQPSQISLQQKEPTAVPQQVWQPSQMPLQQKEPTAVPQQVWHQAHMLTHKQPTAVPQQVWHQAQMLPQPPTAVPQQVWYPAQMPLQQKQPTTVPQLGWYPAQMQQKQPTTVPQLGWHPAQFPQQKQLAPIAQHPQQVWHPSQFPQRQKDLAVEPQRQKDLAVEPQRQKDLAVEPQRQKDLAVEPQRQKDLAVEPQRQKDLAVEPQRQKDLAVEPQRQKDLAVEPQRQKDLAVEPQRQKQPTAVPQQVWHPALMPLQQKQPAPEPQQKELTAMPLQVWHPAQMPLQQKQPTAVPQQVWHPALMPLQQKQPIAVPQQVWHPAQMPLQQKQPTTVPQQVWHPAQMPLQQKQPTAMPQLVWNPFSTLQKQPTAVPQQVWHPAQMPLQQKQPTAVPQQVWHPAQMPLQQKQPTAVPQLGWHPAQFPQQKQLAPEPQQKELTAMPQQVWHPAQFPQQKQLAPMPLLQKEPTTIAQQPQQVWHPAQMSKNRTATEPQLQKQPPTTSQQSWHPAQMPLQQKQPATEPQQKELPAMPQQMWYRAKMLQQENHLAAMPQKLQVILQEPPLVWHPSQFPQQQTELAVEPQQQTELAVEPQQQTELAVEPQQQTELAVEPQQQTELAVEPQQQTELAVEPQQQTELAVEPQQVRYPAQMAQQQPNPIPQQLWHVAQISQQQLAPMSQQKHYESTEDGASGSSQASIVEQSGVIPISSYSSKSHYKNGRTVFSQISYTPREAMSVDSGNAPKDGYVSIGAPSIYPTLVKDSARNI, from the exons ATGGCTGTGATGATTGGAATCGCTTTCAG CGTTTCTTGGCTTTGTTGCCTGCTAATTGGAGGGATAACGTGTTCTACATCAGAAG GTGATTGGTCTCCTGCACTGGATTCTAATGCAGCATGGCTTGACGCAGGATCACTTCGGTCTCTAGGATATAGCAATTATAAGTCTCCAAAATCTCAAATGCAAGCGCAACAGAAACATCCGGCCGCCATCCTGCGGAAGGACTTGGCCCCCATGTCCCAGCAACCTCAGCAAGTGTGGTATCCAGTTCAAATGCTGCAGAAGCAACAGACCGCCGTGCTCCAGCAAGTGGGGCATCAAGCTCACATGCTGACGCATAAGCAACCGACCgccgtgccccagcaagtgtggcatcAAGCTCACATGCTGACGCATAAGCAACCGACCgccgtgccccagcaagtgtggcatcAAGCTCACATGCTGACGCATAAGCAACCGACCgccgtgccccagcaagtgtggcatcAAGCTCACATGCTGACGCATAAGCAACCGACAgccgtgccccagcaagtgtggcatcAAGCTCACATGCTGACGCATAAGCAACCGACCgccgtgccccagcaagtgtggcatcAAGCTCAAATGCTGCCGCAACCACCGACCgccgtgccccagcaagtgtggtatccagctcaaatgcccctgcagcagaagcaACCGACCACCGTGCCCCAGCTGGGGTGGTATCCAGCTCAAATGCAGCAGAAGCAACCGACCACCGTGCCCCAGCTTGGGTGGCATCCTGCTCAGTTTCCCCAGCAGAAGCAACTGGCCCCCATAGCCCAGCATCCTCAGCAGGTGTGGCATCCATCTCAATTTCCCCAGCGGCAGAAGGACCTGGCAGTCGAGCCCCAGCGGCAGAAGGACCTGGCAGTCGAGCCCCAGCGGCAGAAGGACCTGGCAGTCGAGCCCCAGCGGCAGAAGGACCTGGCAGTCGAGCCCCAGCGGCAGAAGGACCTGGCAGTCGAGCCCCAGCGGCAGAAGGACCTGGCAGTCGAGCCCCAGCGGCAGAAGGACCTGGCAGTCGAGCCCCAGCGGCAGAAGGACCTGGCAGTCGAGCCCCAGCGGCAGAAGGACCTGGCAGTCGAGCCCCAGCGGCAGAAGGACCTGGCAGTCGAGCCCCAGCGGCAGAAGGACCTGGCAGTCGAGCCCCAGCGGCAGAAGCAACCGACCGCCGTGCCCCAGCAAGTTTGGCATCCAGCTCtaatgcccctgcagcagaagcaACCGGCCCCTGAACCTCAGCAGAAGGAACTGACCGCCATGCCCCTGCAAGTGTGGCATCCAGctcaaatgcccctgcagcagaagcaaccgaccgctgtgccccagcaagtgtggcaaccttctcaaatgcccctgcagcagaagcaaccgaccgccgtgccccagcaagtgtggcaaccttctcaaatgcccctgcagcagaaggaaccgaccgccgtgccccagcaagtgtggcatcctgctcaaatgcccctgcagcagaaaCAACCGACCGCCGTGTCCCAGCAAGTGTGGCAACCTTctcaaatgcccctgcagcagaaggAACCGAACgccgtgccccagcaagtgtggcaaccttctcaaatgcccctgcagcagacGGAACCGAACGCCatgccccagcaagtgtggctACCTTctcaaatgcccctgcagcagaaggaaccgaccgccgtgccccagcaagtgtggcaaCCTTCTCAAATTTCCCTGCAGCAGAAGGAACCGACCGCtgtgccccagcaagtgtggcaaccttctcaaatgcccctgcagcagaaggaaccgaccgccgtgccccagcaagtgtggcatcctgctcaaatgcccctgcagcagaaacaaccgaccgccgtgccccagcaagtgtggcaaccttctcaaatgcccctgcagcagaaggAACCGAACGCCatgccccagcaagtgtggcaaccttctcaaatgcccctgcagcagaaggAACCGACCGCTGTGCCCCAGCAAGTGAGGCATCCAGCTCAAATGCCCCTACAGCAGAAGCAAACGACTGCCATGCCCCAGCAAGTGTGGAATACATTTTACACACTGCAGAAGCAACCGACTGCCGTGCCCCAGCAAGTTTGGCATCCAGctcaaatgcccctgcagcagaagcaACCGACCGCCAAGCCCCAGCAAGTTTGGCAACCTTctcaaatgcccctgcagcagacGGAACCGAACGCCatgccccagcaagtgtggcaaccttctcaaatgcccctgcagcagaaggaaccgaccgccgtgccccagcaagtgtggcaaCCTTCTCAAATTTCCCTGCAGCAGAAGGAACCGACCGCtgtgccccagcaagtgtggcaaccttctcaaatgcccctgcagcagaaggAACCGACAgccgtgccccagcaagtgtggcatcAAGCTCACATGCTGACGCATAAGCAACCGACCgccgtgccccagcaagtgtggcatcAAGCTCAAATGCTGCCGCAACCACCGACCgccgtgccccagcaagtgtggtatccagctcaaatgcccctgcagcagaagcaACCGACCACCGTGCCCCAGCTGGGGTGGTATCCAGCTCAAATGCAGCAGAAGCAACCGACCACCGTGCCCCAGCTTGGGTGGCATCCTGCTCAGTTTCCCCAGCAGAAGCAACTGGCCCCCATAGCCCAGCATCCTCAGCAGGTGTGGCATCCATCTCAATTTCCCCAGCGGCAGAAGGACCTGGCAGTCGAGCCCCAGCGGCAGAAGGACCTGGCAGTCGAGCCCCAGCGGCAGAAGGACCTGGCAGTCGAGCCCCAGCGGCAGAAGGACCTGGCAGTCGAGCCCCAGCGGCAGAAGGACCTGGCAGTCGAGCCCCAGCGGCAGAAG GACCTGGCAGTCGAGCCCCAGCGGCAGAAGGACCTGGCAGTCGAGCCCCAGCGGCAGAAGGACCTGGCAGTCGAGCCCCAGCGGCAGAAGGACCTGGCAGTCGAGCCCCAGCGGCAGAAGGACCTGGCAGTCGAGCCCCAGCGGCAGAAGGACCTGGCAGTCGAGCCCCAGCGGCAGAAGGACCTGGCAGTCGAGCCCCAGCGGCAGAAGGACCTGGCAGTCGAGCCCCAGCGGCAGAAGGACCTGGCAGTCGAGCCCCAGCGGCAGAAGCAACCGACCGCCGTGCCCCAGCAAGTTTGGCATCCAGCTCtaatgcccctgcagcagaagcaACCGGCCCCTGAACCTCAGCAGAAGGAACTGACCGCCATGCCCCTGCAAGTGTGGCATCCAGctcaaatgcccctgcagcagaagcaaccgaccgctgtgccccagcaagtgtggcaaccttctcaaatgcccctgcagcagaagcaACCGATCGCCGTGCCCCAGCAAGTTTGGCAACCTTctcaaatgcccctgcagcagaagcaaccgaccgccgagccccagcaagtgtggcatccAGCTCAAATGCCCCTTAGGAAGAAGCAACCGACAGCCGAGCCCCAGCAAGTTTGGCATCCAGctcaaatgcccctgcagcagaagcaaccgaccgccgtgccccagcaagtgtggcaaccttctcaaatgcccctgcagcagaaggaaccgaccgccgtgccccagcaagtgtggcatcctgctcaaatgcccctgcagcagaaaCAACCGACCGCCGTGTCCCAGCAAGTGTGGCAACCTTctcaaatgcccctgcagcagaaggAACCGAACgccgtgccccagcaagtgtggcaaccttctcaaatgcccctgcagcagacGGAACCGAACGCCatgccccagcaagtgtggctACCTTctcaaatgcccctgcagcagaaggaaccgaccgccgtgccccagcaagtgtggcaaCCTTCTCAAATTTCCCTGCAGCAGAAGGAACCGACCGCtgtgccccagcaagtgtggcaaccttctcaaatgcccctgcagcagaaggaaccgaccgccgtgccccagcaagtgtggcatcctgctcaaatgcccctgcagcagaaacaaccgaccgccgtgccccagcaagtgtggcaaccttctcaaatgcccctgcagcagaaggAACCGAACGCCatgccccagcaagtgtggcaaccttctcaaatgcccctgcagcagaaggAACCGACCGCTGTGCCCCAGCAAGTGAGGCATCCAGCTCAAATGCCCCTACAGCAGAAGCAAACGACTGCCATGCCCCAGCAAGTGTGGAATACATTTTACACACTGCAGAAGCAACCGACTGCCGTGCCCCAGCAAGTTTGGCATCCAGctcaaatgcccctgcagcagaagcaACCGACCGCCAAGCCCCAGCAAGTTTGGCAACCTTctcaaatgcccctgcagcagacGGAACCGAACGCCatgccccagcaagtgtggcaaccttctcaaatgcccctgcagcagaaggaaccgaccgccgtgccccagcaagtgtggcaaCCTTCTCAAATTTCCCTGCAGCAGAAGGAACCGACCGCtgtgccccagcaagtgtggcaaccttctcaaatgcccctgcagcagaaggAACCGACAgccgtgccccagcaagtgtggcatcAAGCTCACATGCTGACGCATAAGCAACCGACCgccgtgccccagcaagtgtggcatcAAGCTCAAATGCTGCCGCAACCACCGACCgccgtgccccagcaagtgtggtatccagctcaaatgcccctgcagcagaagcaACCGACCACCGTGCCCCAGCTGGGGTGGTATCCAGCTCAAATGCAGCAGAAGCAACCGACCACCGTGCCCCAGCTTGGGTGGCATCCTGCTCAGTTTCCCCAGCAGAAGCAACTGGCCCCCATAGCCCAGCATCCTCAGCAGGTGTGGCATCCATCTCAATTTCCCCAGCGGCAGAAGGACCTGGCAGTCGAGCCCCAGCGGCAGAAGGACCTGGCAGTCGAGCCCCAGCGGCAGAAGGACCTGGCAGTCGAGCCCCAGCGGCAGAAGGACCTGGCAGTCGAGCCCCAGCGGCAGAAGGACCTGGCAGTCGAGCCCCAGCGGCAGAAGGACCTGGCAGTCGAGCCCCAGCGGCAGAAGGACCTGGCAGTCGAGCCCCAGCGGCAGAAGGACCTGGCAGTCGAGCCCCAGCGGCAGAAGGACCTGGCAGTCGAGCCCCAGCGGCAGAAGCAACCGACCGCCGTGCCCCAGCAAGTTTGGCATCCAGCTCtaatgcccctgcagcagaagcaACCGGCCCCTGAACCTCAGCAGAAGGAACTGACCGCCATGCCCCTGCAAGTGTGGCATCCAGctcaaatgcccctgcagcagaagcaaccgaccgctgtgccccagcaagtgtggcatccagctctaatgcccctgcagcagaagcaaccgatcgccgtgccccagcaagtttggcatccagctcaaatgcccctgcagcagaagcaaccgaccaccgtgccccagcaagtgtggcatcctgctcaaatgcccctgcagcagaaaCAACCGACCGCCATGCCCCAGCTAGTGTGGAATCCATTTTCCACACTGCAGAAGCAACCGACCgccgtgccccagcaagtgtggcatcctgctcaaatgcccctgcagcagaagcaaccgaccgccgtgccccagcaagtgtggcatccagctcaaatgcccctgcagcagaagcaACCGACTGCCGTGCCCCAGCTGGGTTGGCATCCTGCTCAGTTTCCCCAGCAGAAGCAACTGGCCCCTGAACCTCAGCAGAAGGAACTGACCGCCatgccccagcaagtgtggcatccAGCTCAATTTCCCCAGCAGAAGCAACTGGCCCCTATGCCTCTACTGCAGAAGGAACCAACCACCATAGCCCAGCAACCTCAGCAGGTGTGGCATCCAGCTCAAATGTCCAAAAATCGAACAGCCACTGAACCTCAGCTGCAGAAGCAACCACCCACCACGTCCCAGCAATCGTGGCATCCAGctcaaatgcccctgcagcagaagcaACCGGCCACTGAACCTCAGCAGAAGGAACTGCCCGCCATGCCCCAGCAAATGTGGTATCGAGCCAAAATGCTCCAACAGGAGAATCATCTGGCCGCCATGCCACAGAAGCTACAGGTTATTCTCCAGGAGCCTCCGCTCGTGTGGCATCCATCTCAATTTCCCCAGCAGCAGACGGAACTGGCCGTCGAGCCCCAGCAGCAGACGGAACTGGCCGTCGAGCCCCAGCAGCAGACGGAACTGGCCGTCGAGCCCCAGCAGCAGACGGAACTGGCCGTCGAGCCCCAGCAGCAGACGGAACTGGCCGTCGAGCCCCAGCAGCAGACGGAACTGGCCGTCGAGCCCCAGCAGCAGACGGAACTGGCCGTCGAACCTCAGCAAGTGAGGTATCCAGCTCAAATGGCCCAGCAGCAACCCAACCCCATTCCTCAGCAATTATGGCATGTAGCCCAAATTTCCCAGCAGCAACTGGCCCCAATGTCTCAGCAGAAGCACTACGAAAGCACTGAAGATGGTGCCTCTGGTAGTTCTCAGGCCAGCATTGTTGAACAGTCGGGTGTCATCCCAATCTCTTCCTACAGTTCCAAATCGCACTACAAGAATGGCAGAACTGTCTTCTCCCAAATCAGCTACACTCCTAGGGAGGCAATGTCTGTTGACAGTGGAAATGCTCCCAAGGACGGTTATGTTAGCATTGGTGCACCAAGCATATATCCAACACTAGTGAAGGATTCTGCAAG GAACATATAA